One genomic window of Monodelphis domestica isolate mMonDom1 chromosome 1, mMonDom1.pri, whole genome shotgun sequence includes the following:
- the POLD2 gene encoding DNA polymerase delta subunit 2 isoform X1, protein MRGYGLRFRGGARAWRAVSCQKLARRARGLVSGSGVGRQWFCWVRPGPARGLCYPWNLRSRAPAGQHELGARLAQLSRVVPKPKISPRTLAMFSEQASKRAHTLLSPPSTESSTFARVPVTTYTNSSQPFRLGERSFSRQYAHIYATRLIHMTPLLVKRARQRWSSEVSVRKLCELQPGEKCCVVGTLFKSMQLQPSILREISEEHNLLPQPPRSKYIHPDDELILEDELQRIKLEGTIDVSKLVTGIVLAVLGSVQDDGKFLVEDHCFADLPPQKPMTVPDADRFVLLVSGLGLGGCSGESLLGTQLMVDVVTGQLGDEGEQSSAAHISRVILAGNLLSQNTQSRDSISKAKYLTKKTQAASVEAIKMLDEILLQLSASVPVDVMPGEFDPTNYTLPQQPLHPCMFPLATAYSTLQLVTNPYQATIDGVRFLGTSGQNVSDIFRYSSMEDHLEILEWTLRVGHISPTAPDTLGCYPFYKTDPFIFPECPHVYFCGNTPNFRSKIIRGPEEQTVLLVAVPNFSTTQTACLVNLRNLACQPISFSGFSAEDDDDLGGSLDMGS, encoded by the exons ATGCGGGGCTATGGCCTCCGGTTCCGGGGCGGAGCTCGGGCTTGGCGGGCGGTGAGCTGCCAGAAGCTGGCCAGGCGCGCGCGCGGTTTGGTGAGTGGTTCCGGCGTGGGCCGCCAGTGGTTCTGTTGGGTCCGGCCTGGCCCAGCCCGTGGCCTCTGTTATCCCTGGAACCTGCGGAGTCGAGCCCCGGCCGGCCAGCATGAGTTGGGAGCGAGGCTGGCCCAGCTGAGCCGCGT TGTTCCTAAGCCAAAAATCAGCCCAAGGACCTTGGCCATGTTTTCAGAGCAAGCTTCAAAGAGGGCCCACACACTCTTGTCCCCACCATCAACTGAGTCCTCTACCTTTGCTCGAGTACCTGTGACTACTTATACTAACTCTTCCCAGCCTTTCCGTTTGGGGGAACGAAGCTTTAGCCGGCAGTATGCTCACATCTATGCTACACGTCTTATTCATATGACACCCCTCCTGGTGAAACGGGCTCGGCAACGTTGGA GCAGTGAAGTGAGTGTAAGGAAGCTCTGTGAACTGCAGCCTGGAGAGAAATGTTGTGTGGTGGGAACCCTTTTTAAGTCCATGCAGCTGCAGCCCTCCATCCTTCGGGAAATCAGTGAAGAG CATAATCTACTGCCCCAGCCTCCTCGGAGCAAATATATTCACCCAGATGATGAGCTGATTCTGGAAGATGAGTTACAACGCATCAAATTGGAAGGCACTATTGACGTGTCCAAATTGGTAACAG GAATAGTGCTGGCAGTACTGGGCTCCGTGCAAGATGATGGCAAGTTCCTGGTGGAGGATCATTGCTTTGCAGACCTGCCACCCCAGAAACCCATGACAGTACCTGATGCAGACAG GTTTGTGCTGCTGGTGTCTGGGCTGGGCCTGGGCGGATGCAGTGGGGAGAGCTTGCTGGGAACCCAGTTGATGGTGGATGTAGTGACAGGGCAGCTAGGCGATGAAGGAGAACAGAGCAGTGCTGCCCACATCTCTCGTGTCATCCTTGCTGGGAATTTACTCAGTCAGAACACACAGAGCAGAGATTCTATCAGTAAG gctAAATATCTAACTAAGAAAACACAGGCAGCTAGTGTGGAGGCCATTAAGATGCTGGATGAGATCCTGCTACAGCTAAGT GCCTCAGTGCCTGTGGATGTGATGCCTGGTGAATTTGACCCAACAAACTACACTCTACCTCAACAGCCACTTCATCCTTGCATGTTCCCACTGGCTACTGCCTATTCCACACTGCAGCTGGTCACCAACCCCTATCAGGCCACCATTGATGGAGTCAG GTTCCTGGGGACATCAGGACAGAACGTGAGTGACATTTTCCGGTATAGCAGCATGGAGGATCACCTGGAGATCCTGGAATGGACCCTTCGGGTTGGTCACATCAGCCCCACTGCACCTGACACTCTAG GATGTTACCCCTTCTACAAAACAGACCCATTCATCTTCCCTGAGTGCCCCCATGTCTACTTCTGTGGCAACACTCCTAACTTCCGCTCCAAAATCATCAGAG GTCCTGAAGAGCAAACTGTCCTGTTGGTCGCTGTTCCCAACTTCAGTACCACCCAGACTGCCTGCCTGGTGAACCTTCGAAACCTAGCCTGTCAGCCCATCAGCTTCTCCGGCTTCAGTGCTGAAGATGATGATGACCTAGGAGGAAGCCTGGACATGGGCTCCTGA
- the POLD2 gene encoding DNA polymerase delta subunit 2 isoform X2: protein MFSEQASKRAHTLLSPPSTESSTFARVPVTTYTNSSQPFRLGERSFSRQYAHIYATRLIHMTPLLVKRARQRWSSEVSVRKLCELQPGEKCCVVGTLFKSMQLQPSILREISEEHNLLPQPPRSKYIHPDDELILEDELQRIKLEGTIDVSKLVTGIVLAVLGSVQDDGKFLVEDHCFADLPPQKPMTVPDADRFVLLVSGLGLGGCSGESLLGTQLMVDVVTGQLGDEGEQSSAAHISRVILAGNLLSQNTQSRDSISKAKYLTKKTQAASVEAIKMLDEILLQLSASVPVDVMPGEFDPTNYTLPQQPLHPCMFPLATAYSTLQLVTNPYQATIDGVRFLGTSGQNVSDIFRYSSMEDHLEILEWTLRVGHISPTAPDTLGCYPFYKTDPFIFPECPHVYFCGNTPNFRSKIIRGPEEQTVLLVAVPNFSTTQTACLVNLRNLACQPISFSGFSAEDDDDLGGSLDMGS, encoded by the exons ATGTTTTCAGAGCAAGCTTCAAAGAGGGCCCACACACTCTTGTCCCCACCATCAACTGAGTCCTCTACCTTTGCTCGAGTACCTGTGACTACTTATACTAACTCTTCCCAGCCTTTCCGTTTGGGGGAACGAAGCTTTAGCCGGCAGTATGCTCACATCTATGCTACACGTCTTATTCATATGACACCCCTCCTGGTGAAACGGGCTCGGCAACGTTGGA GCAGTGAAGTGAGTGTAAGGAAGCTCTGTGAACTGCAGCCTGGAGAGAAATGTTGTGTGGTGGGAACCCTTTTTAAGTCCATGCAGCTGCAGCCCTCCATCCTTCGGGAAATCAGTGAAGAG CATAATCTACTGCCCCAGCCTCCTCGGAGCAAATATATTCACCCAGATGATGAGCTGATTCTGGAAGATGAGTTACAACGCATCAAATTGGAAGGCACTATTGACGTGTCCAAATTGGTAACAG GAATAGTGCTGGCAGTACTGGGCTCCGTGCAAGATGATGGCAAGTTCCTGGTGGAGGATCATTGCTTTGCAGACCTGCCACCCCAGAAACCCATGACAGTACCTGATGCAGACAG GTTTGTGCTGCTGGTGTCTGGGCTGGGCCTGGGCGGATGCAGTGGGGAGAGCTTGCTGGGAACCCAGTTGATGGTGGATGTAGTGACAGGGCAGCTAGGCGATGAAGGAGAACAGAGCAGTGCTGCCCACATCTCTCGTGTCATCCTTGCTGGGAATTTACTCAGTCAGAACACACAGAGCAGAGATTCTATCAGTAAG gctAAATATCTAACTAAGAAAACACAGGCAGCTAGTGTGGAGGCCATTAAGATGCTGGATGAGATCCTGCTACAGCTAAGT GCCTCAGTGCCTGTGGATGTGATGCCTGGTGAATTTGACCCAACAAACTACACTCTACCTCAACAGCCACTTCATCCTTGCATGTTCCCACTGGCTACTGCCTATTCCACACTGCAGCTGGTCACCAACCCCTATCAGGCCACCATTGATGGAGTCAG GTTCCTGGGGACATCAGGACAGAACGTGAGTGACATTTTCCGGTATAGCAGCATGGAGGATCACCTGGAGATCCTGGAATGGACCCTTCGGGTTGGTCACATCAGCCCCACTGCACCTGACACTCTAG GATGTTACCCCTTCTACAAAACAGACCCATTCATCTTCCCTGAGTGCCCCCATGTCTACTTCTGTGGCAACACTCCTAACTTCCGCTCCAAAATCATCAGAG GTCCTGAAGAGCAAACTGTCCTGTTGGTCGCTGTTCCCAACTTCAGTACCACCCAGACTGCCTGCCTGGTGAACCTTCGAAACCTAGCCTGTCAGCCCATCAGCTTCTCCGGCTTCAGTGCTGAAGATGATGATGACCTAGGAGGAAGCCTGGACATGGGCTCCTGA